A single window of Rhizobium indicum DNA harbors:
- a CDS encoding sensor histidine kinase: MRIKSLTARVLLLTTVWSTVALVVIGLLISTLYRKSAERGFQDLLRAQLYNVINSVTIGDQGALSGSPQLGDLRFAQPKTGWYWVVEPLGTYTTAPLVSPSLGSALIPVPSVVEAPFDKNYERYYQVTDASGNRVQVAETEVVLDTDGRAARVRVTGNVDVVEDDVRTFSHSLYLALAGFGVGSLIVNALAILYGLKPLDKARAALERIRAGESEQLKGDFPREILPLANEVNALIDSNRRIVERARMQVGNLAHSLKTPIAVLLNEARVLEKSHGELVRSQAEAMQGQVQSYLNRARIAAQRESVLARTDAEPALERLVRVMRRLNVDTEFDLVVSPPHLAVAMEQQDLEETVGNLLENAARFAKSRVRLSAIEAGEDVKGVEASGRRHWVELAVEDDGPGLEPDQIREALKRGRRLDESKPGTGLGLSIVTEISNEYQGRLELSRGEWGGLKAKLILPGVTKDVA, encoded by the coding sequence ATGCGAATTAAGTCGCTCACCGCACGTGTGTTGCTGTTGACCACGGTCTGGTCGACGGTGGCGCTGGTGGTGATCGGCCTCTTGATCTCCACCCTCTACCGCAAGAGCGCCGAACGCGGTTTCCAGGATCTGTTGCGGGCGCAGCTCTATAACGTCATCAATTCGGTGACGATCGGCGATCAGGGCGCGCTGAGCGGCAGCCCGCAGCTCGGCGACCTGCGTTTTGCCCAGCCGAAGACCGGCTGGTACTGGGTGGTGGAGCCGCTCGGCACCTATACGACCGCACCGCTGGTCTCGCCTTCGCTCGGCTCGGCGCTCATTCCGGTTCCCTCGGTCGTCGAGGCGCCCTTCGACAAGAATTACGAGCGCTACTATCAGGTGACGGATGCTTCCGGAAACCGCGTGCAGGTGGCCGAGACCGAAGTGGTGCTCGATACCGACGGCCGCGCGGCGCGCGTCCGCGTCACCGGCAATGTCGATGTCGTCGAAGACGACGTGCGCACCTTTTCCCACAGCCTCTATCTGGCGCTCGCCGGTTTCGGCGTCGGCAGCCTGATCGTCAACGCGCTGGCGATTCTCTACGGCCTGAAGCCGCTCGACAAGGCACGCGCCGCGCTGGAGCGCATCCGCGCCGGTGAAAGCGAACAGTTGAAAGGCGACTTCCCGCGTGAAATCCTGCCGCTCGCCAACGAGGTGAACGCGCTGATCGACAGCAACCGGCGCATCGTCGAGCGGGCCCGCATGCAGGTCGGCAATCTCGCGCATTCGCTGAAGACGCCGATCGCCGTGCTTCTCAACGAGGCGCGCGTGCTGGAGAAATCCCATGGTGAGCTGGTGCGCAGCCAGGCGGAAGCGATGCAGGGGCAGGTGCAGTCCTATCTCAATCGGGCGCGTATCGCCGCGCAGCGCGAATCCGTGCTCGCCCGCACCGATGCCGAGCCGGCGCTTGAACGGCTGGTGCGCGTCATGCGCCGGCTGAACGTCGATACCGAATTCGATCTCGTCGTCTCGCCGCCGCATCTGGCCGTTGCCATGGAGCAGCAGGATCTCGAGGAGACCGTCGGCAATCTCCTGGAAAATGCGGCGCGTTTTGCCAAAAGCCGGGTGCGGCTTTCGGCCATCGAGGCCGGCGAGGATGTGAAGGGGGTGGAGGCGAGCGGGCGCCGCCACTGGGTGGAACTCGCCGTCGAGGATGACGGGCCGGGCCTGGAGCCGGATCAGATCCGCGAGGCGTTGAAGCGCGGCCGCAGGCTCGACGAAAGCAAGCCCGGAACCGGGCTCGGCCTTTCGATCGTCACCGAGATTTCCAATGAGTACCAGGGACGGCTCGAGCTTTCCCGTGGTGAATGGGGCGGGCTGAAGGCGAAGCTTATCCTGCCTGGCGTCACAAAGGATGTTGCATGA
- a CDS encoding heme lyase CcmF/NrfE family subunit has protein sequence MIIEIGHYALVLALATALILSIVPVIGARRHDRAMMDVATVGSLAMFALVAFSFGVLTYAHVVSDFSVENVWENSHSLVPLLYKYSGVWGNHEGSMMLWLLILTLFSALVAIFGRNLPETLKANVLAVQAWISVAFTLFILLTSNPFLRLDPAPAEGRDLNPVLQDVGLAIHPPLLYLGYVGFSVCFSFAVAALMEGRIDAAWARWVRPWTLAAWTFLTLGIAMGSYWAYYELGWGGWWFWDPVENASFMPWLAGTALLHSALVMEKREALKIWTVLLAILTFSLSLMGTFLVRSGVLTSVHAFASDPSRGVFILCILLIFIGGALSLFAFRAPKLSAGGLFAPISREGALVVNNLILTVACGTVLTGTLYPLLLETLTGDKISVGAPFFNLTFGLLMAPLIVIVPFGPMLAWKRGDLLGALQRLYVVAGLAFLAAVVFFYIQHGGPVLSVLGLAAGLFLILGAVADLWYRAGIGKVAGRLAWRRLSGLPRSAFGTALAHAGLGVTVLGIVAVTTFESEYVIEMKPGEVTEAGGYSLHFDGMQPATGPNYTEDRGHFTIRRAGVAVADTWSAKRLYTARQMPTTEAGILTFGLSQLYVSLGDATKDGGIVVRIWWKPFILCIWGGAVFMAFGGLVSLSDRRLRVGAPRRKAKPARPAAPAMEPAE, from the coding sequence ATGATCATCGAGATCGGCCATTACGCGCTGGTGCTGGCGCTGGCAACGGCGCTCATCCTCTCCATCGTGCCGGTGATCGGAGCCCGTCGTCATGACCGGGCGATGATGGATGTGGCGACGGTCGGCTCGCTGGCGATGTTTGCGCTCGTGGCCTTCTCCTTCGGTGTGCTGACCTATGCCCATGTCGTCTCGGATTTCTCGGTCGAGAACGTCTGGGAGAATTCGCATTCGCTGGTGCCGCTGCTCTACAAATATTCCGGCGTCTGGGGCAATCACGAGGGATCGATGATGCTCTGGCTGTTGATCCTGACGCTGTTCAGCGCGCTGGTCGCCATCTTCGGCCGCAATCTGCCGGAGACGCTGAAAGCCAACGTATTGGCCGTGCAAGCCTGGATTTCGGTCGCCTTCACGCTGTTCATCCTTTTGACCTCCAATCCCTTCCTCCGACTCGATCCGGCGCCGGCCGAGGGCCGCGATCTCAACCCGGTTCTTCAGGATGTCGGCCTCGCGATCCATCCGCCGCTGCTCTATCTCGGTTATGTCGGCTTCTCCGTCTGCTTCTCCTTTGCCGTCGCTGCCCTCATGGAAGGGCGCATCGACGCCGCCTGGGCGCGCTGGGTGCGGCCCTGGACGCTGGCCGCCTGGACCTTTCTGACACTCGGCATCGCCATGGGCTCCTACTGGGCCTATTACGAACTCGGCTGGGGCGGCTGGTGGTTCTGGGACCCGGTGGAAAACGCCTCCTTCATGCCCTGGCTCGCCGGCACCGCACTGCTGCATTCGGCGCTTGTCATGGAAAAGCGCGAGGCACTGAAGATCTGGACGGTGCTGCTCGCCATCCTCACCTTCTCGCTGTCGCTGATGGGCACCTTCCTGGTGCGCTCCGGCGTGCTGACCTCGGTGCATGCCTTTGCCAGCGACCCCTCCCGCGGCGTCTTCATTCTCTGCATCCTGCTGATCTTCATCGGCGGGGCGCTGTCGCTCTTTGCCTTCCGCGCGCCGAAGCTTTCGGCAGGCGGGCTGTTTGCGCCGATCTCGCGCGAGGGCGCACTCGTCGTCAACAATCTGATCCTGACGGTCGCCTGCGGAACGGTGCTGACCGGCACGCTCTATCCGCTGCTGTTGGAAACGCTGACCGGCGACAAGATTTCCGTCGGAGCGCCCTTCTTCAACCTGACCTTCGGCCTGCTCATGGCGCCGCTGATCGTCATCGTGCCCTTCGGGCCGATGCTGGCCTGGAAGCGCGGCGATCTGCTCGGCGCCCTGCAGCGGCTCTATGTCGTCGCAGGTCTGGCCTTCCTTGCCGCGGTGGTCTTCTTCTACATCCAACATGGCGGGCCGGTGCTTTCGGTGCTCGGCCTCGCTGCCGGGCTGTTCCTGATCCTCGGTGCGGTAGCCGATCTCTGGTACCGCGCCGGCATCGGCAAGGTCGCAGGCCGTCTCGCCTGGCGCCGGCTTTCCGGCCTGCCGCGTTCGGCCTTTGGCACGGCTCTTGCCCATGCCGGGCTCGGCGTCACCGTGCTCGGCATCGTTGCGGTGACGACGTTCGAGAGCGAGTATGTCATCGAGATGAAGCCCGGTGAGGTGACCGAGGCCGGCGGTTACAGCCTGCATTTCGACGGCATGCAGCCGGCGACCGGGCCGAATTATACCGAGGACCGCGGCCACTTCACCATCCGGCGTGCCGGCGTCGCGGTTGCCGATACCTGGTCGGCCAAGCGCCTCTATACCGCTCGGCAGATGCCGACGACGGAGGCGGGCATCCTGACCTTCGGGCTCAGCCAGCTCTATGTTTCCCTGGGTGACGCCACCAAGGACGGTGGCATTGTCGTGCGTATCTGGTGGAAGCCGTTTATTCTCTGCATCTGGGGCGGAGCGGTATTCATGGCCTTCGGCGGCCTCGTCTCGCTCAGCGACCGGCGCCTGCGTGTCGGCGCCCCGCGCCGCAAGGCGAAGCCGGCAAGGCCGGCAGCTCCCGCAATGGAGCCGGCGGAATGA
- a CDS encoding response regulator transcription factor, which translates to MIAMSATPQEDALSLAETQPAGNVGRMKILIIEDDLEAAVYLTKAFREAGIVADHASDGESGLFMGSENAYDVIVIDRMLPRRDGLSVISELRRKAIHTPVLILSALGQVDDRVTGLRAGGDDYLPKPYAFSELLARVEVLGRRKGTPDQDVVYRVGDLELDRLSHEVRRGGKEIPLQPREFRLLEYLMKNAGQVVTRTMLLENVWDYHFDPQTNVIDVHVSRLRSKIEKDYSQPLLKTIRGAGYMIKDEG; encoded by the coding sequence ATGATCGCCATGAGCGCCACCCCGCAGGAAGATGCTTTGAGCCTTGCCGAAACGCAGCCGGCGGGTAATGTCGGCCGCATGAAGATTCTCATCATCGAAGATGATCTCGAAGCCGCGGTCTACCTCACGAAAGCCTTTCGCGAGGCGGGCATCGTCGCCGATCACGCCAGCGACGGCGAGAGCGGCCTGTTCATGGGGTCGGAAAATGCCTACGACGTCATCGTCATCGACCGCATGCTGCCGCGACGCGATGGGCTTTCCGTCATCAGCGAGCTGCGCCGCAAGGCCATCCATACGCCGGTCCTCATCCTCTCCGCGCTCGGCCAGGTCGACGACCGCGTGACCGGTCTTCGTGCCGGCGGCGATGATTACCTGCCGAAGCCTTATGCCTTCAGCGAGTTGCTGGCGCGCGTCGAGGTGCTCGGCCGCCGCAAGGGCACGCCGGATCAGGACGTCGTCTATCGCGTCGGCGATCTCGAACTCGACCGGCTCTCCCATGAGGTGCGCCGCGGCGGCAAGGAGATCCCGCTGCAGCCGCGCGAATTCCGCCTGCTCGAATATCTGATGAAGAATGCCGGGCAGGTGGTGACCCGCACCATGCTGCTCGAAAACGTCTGGGACTATCACTTCGACCCGCAGACCAACGTCATCGACGTCCATGTCTCGCGCCTGCGCTCGAAGATCGAGAAGGACTACAGCCAGCCGCTCCTGAAGACCATTCGCGGCGCGGGGTATATGATCAAGGATGAGGGATGA
- the ccmE gene encoding cytochrome c maturation protein CcmE yields MTRKQKRLAVIAGGMGFILAAVLLVMFAFSQSVAYFYMPADLAKTPVAPETRIRLGGLVGEGSVVRGTGSTVEFAVTDGSTNAVKVKYTGILPDLFREGQGVVTEGMFAAGTNVFVADTVLAKHDETYMPKDVADRLKSQGLWKEGQGQENPGKEAQGQEVKGQQVKATP; encoded by the coding sequence ATGACGCGCAAGCAGAAGCGCCTCGCGGTGATTGCGGGCGGCATGGGCTTCATCCTCGCCGCCGTGCTGCTGGTGATGTTCGCCTTCAGCCAGTCGGTCGCCTACTTCTACATGCCGGCCGATCTCGCCAAGACGCCGGTGGCGCCGGAAACCCGCATCCGCCTCGGCGGGCTGGTCGGTGAGGGCAGTGTCGTGCGCGGCACCGGCTCGACGGTGGAGTTTGCCGTCACCGACGGCAGCACCAATGCCGTGAAGGTCAAATATACCGGCATCCTTCCCGATCTCTTCCGCGAGGGGCAGGGTGTCGTCACCGAAGGCATGTTCGCCGCTGGAACGAACGTCTTCGTCGCCGACACCGTACTTGCCAAGCATGATGAGACCTATATGCCGAAGGATGTGGCCGACAGGCTGAAATCCCAGGGGCTGTGGAAGGAAGGCCAAGGCCAGGAAAACCCGGGGAAGGAAGCTCAGGGCCAGGAAGTAAAGGGACAGCAAGTGAAGGCAACGCCATGA
- a CDS encoding Do family serine endopeptidase has protein sequence MLKNFNGRPSLATVLKASTVAGIAAAVLATGVPLEITRSYAEAVKVQAPAVPSFANVVDAVSPAVVSVRVENRVNPVSDNNNDGFSFDFNGRGFDDLPDDHPLKRFFKQFGQDPNDQQGHSRRFGQNGPNGGPNGPGGKGRLRPVAQGSGFFISEDGYIVTNNHVVSDGQAFVAVMNDGTELDAKLIGKDPRTDLAVLKVDGKGKKFTYVNWADDNNVRVGDWVVAVGNPFGLGGTVTAGIVSARGRDIGSGPYDDYLQVDAAVNRGNSGGPTFNLSGEVVGINTAIFSPSGGSVGIAFAIPASTAKDVVADLMKDGQVSRGWLGVQIQPVTKDIAESIGLSEPSGALVVAPQAGSPGDKAGMKAGDVVTALNGETIKDARDLSRRIGAMQPGSKVELSVWRAGKAQPLTVELGTLPIDQKDASADDNNQPQQPEAPASEKALADLGLTVGPSDDGKGLAITGIDPNSDAADKGIKEGETITSVNNQEVSSADDIVKVLNQAKKDGRTRALFQIQSSEGSRFVALPINGQG, from the coding sequence ATGCTGAAGAATTTCAACGGACGTCCGTCCCTCGCCACTGTGCTCAAGGCTTCTACCGTCGCCGGTATCGCAGCCGCTGTGCTTGCAACCGGCGTTCCGCTCGAAATCACCCGGTCTTATGCCGAAGCTGTCAAGGTTCAGGCGCCTGCCGTTCCGAGCTTCGCCAACGTCGTCGACGCCGTTTCACCGGCTGTCGTTTCCGTCCGGGTCGAAAACCGCGTCAATCCCGTCTCCGACAACAACAATGACGGCTTCTCCTTCGATTTCAACGGCCGCGGCTTCGACGACCTTCCCGACGATCATCCGCTGAAGCGGTTCTTCAAGCAGTTCGGCCAGGATCCGAACGATCAGCAGGGCCATTCCCGGCGCTTCGGCCAGAACGGGCCGAATGGCGGCCCGAATGGTCCGGGCGGCAAGGGTCGCCTCCGCCCCGTCGCTCAGGGCTCCGGCTTCTTCATCTCCGAGGATGGTTACATCGTAACCAACAATCACGTCGTTTCCGATGGCCAGGCCTTCGTCGCGGTCATGAATGACGGCACCGAGCTCGATGCCAAGCTGATCGGCAAGGATCCGCGCACCGACCTCGCCGTGCTGAAGGTCGACGGCAAGGGCAAGAAGTTCACCTACGTCAACTGGGCCGACGACAATAACGTCCGCGTCGGCGACTGGGTCGTTGCCGTCGGCAATCCCTTCGGCCTCGGCGGCACGGTCACGGCCGGCATCGTCTCGGCTCGCGGCCGCGATATCGGCTCCGGTCCCTATGACGATTACCTGCAGGTGGATGCCGCCGTGAACCGCGGCAACTCCGGCGGCCCGACCTTCAACCTCAGCGGCGAAGTCGTCGGCATCAATACCGCGATCTTCTCGCCGTCGGGCGGCAGCGTCGGCATCGCCTTCGCCATTCCCGCCTCGACTGCCAAGGACGTCGTCGCCGATCTGATGAAGGACGGCCAGGTCTCGCGCGGCTGGCTGGGTGTCCAGATCCAGCCGGTGACCAAGGACATCGCCGAATCCATCGGCCTTTCCGAGCCGAGCGGCGCCCTCGTCGTCGCCCCGCAGGCCGGATCGCCGGGTGACAAGGCCGGCATGAAGGCCGGCGACGTCGTCACCGCGCTGAACGGTGAGACGATCAAGGATGCCCGTGATCTCAGCCGCCGCATCGGCGCGATGCAGCCGGGCAGCAAGGTCGAGCTTTCGGTCTGGCGCGCCGGCAAGGCCCAGCCTCTCACCGTCGAACTCGGCACGCTGCCGATCGACCAGAAGGATGCGTCCGCCGATGACAACAACCAGCCGCAGCAGCCTGAGGCACCGGCTTCCGAGAAGGCGCTTGCCGATCTCGGCCTGACGGTCGGACCCTCCGATGACGGCAAGGGTCTGGCGATAACAGGCATCGACCCGAACTCCGATGCCGCCGACAAGGGCATCAAGGAAGGCGAGACGATCACCTCGGTCAACAACCAGGAAGTCTCCAGCGCCGACGATATCGTCAAGGTGCTGAACCAGGCGAAGAAGGACGGGCGCACCCGCGCGCTCTTCCAGATCCAGTCCAGTGAGGGGAGCCGTTTCGTAGCGCTTCCGATCAACGGCCAGGGCTGA
- a CDS encoding response regulator transcription factor yields MRILVVEDDVNLNRQLADTLKEAGYVVDQAFDGEEGHFLGDTEPYDAIILDIGLPELDGVTVLEKWRGAGRGVPVLILTARDRWSDKVAGIDAGADDYVTKPFHVEEVLARIRALIRRAAGHSSSEIICGPVRLDTKSSKATVNGATLKLTSHEYRLLSYLMHHMGEVVSRTELVEHMYDQDFDRDSNTIEVFVGRLRKKMGVDLIETVRGLGYRIQAPKHAN; encoded by the coding sequence ATGCGCATCCTGGTAGTCGAAGACGACGTTAATCTGAACCGGCAGCTGGCCGACACGCTGAAGGAGGCGGGCTATGTCGTCGACCAGGCGTTCGATGGCGAGGAAGGCCATTTCCTCGGCGACACCGAACCCTATGACGCCATCATCCTCGATATCGGCCTGCCGGAGTTGGACGGGGTCACCGTTCTAGAAAAATGGCGTGGCGCCGGCCGCGGCGTGCCGGTGCTGATCCTGACGGCCCGCGACCGCTGGAGCGACAAGGTCGCCGGCATCGACGCCGGTGCCGACGACTACGTCACCAAGCCCTTCCATGTCGAGGAAGTGCTGGCCCGCATTCGGGCGCTGATCCGGCGTGCGGCCGGGCATTCCTCATCCGAGATCATCTGCGGACCGGTGCGGCTCGATACCAAATCCTCGAAGGCGACGGTCAACGGCGCGACGCTGAAGCTGACCTCGCACGAATATCGCCTGCTTTCCTATCTCATGCACCACATGGGCGAGGTCGTTTCGCGCACGGAACTGGTCGAGCATATGTACGACCAGGATTTCGACCGTGATTCCAACACGATCGAGGTCTTCGTCGGCCGCCTGCGCAAGAAAATGGGGGTCGATCTGATCGAAACGGTGCGCGGTCTCGGTTATCGTATCCAAGCCCCGAAACATGCGAATTAA
- a CDS encoding sensor histidine kinase, producing MSRFKVLFKSTAVRLSALYILLFAICAATLVFYVTAMSERLLTGQIRDAVRQEVEQVQRAYDSGGMNLLLRTMERRARQPGANLYIIAGPSGDILAGNVASVQPGVFEEIGWTSAPFGYQRYTDSGVERRHKAIANIFVLDNGLRILIGRDLGDPERFRLLVRQALMVALAIMGLGAIIIWFGIGRNALKRIDRMSDASKKIMAGDLSQRLPVGGSGDEFDRLSMSLNTMLERIEKLNEGLRQVSDNIAHDLKTPLTRLRNKAADALDIADGETRRTALEGIISESDQLIRTFNALLMISRVEAGSVAAEMSPVELSAIVSDSAELYEPAAEEAGLGLSSSIEPDVEVQGNRELIGQAIFNLLDNAIKYSSDTEGAGKVTLKLARRPDGICLSVADHGPGVPADRRDDVVKRFVRLDESRSKPGTGLGLSLVEAVMELHNGRLELSDTDPDKPEKRGLTVSMIFPAKAA from the coding sequence ATGAGCCGTTTCAAGGTTCTCTTCAAGTCCACCGCAGTCCGCCTTTCGGCACTCTATATCCTGCTTTTCGCCATCTGCGCCGCGACGCTCGTCTTCTATGTGACGGCAATGTCGGAGCGGCTGCTGACGGGCCAGATCCGCGACGCCGTCAGGCAGGAGGTGGAGCAGGTGCAACGCGCCTATGACTCCGGCGGCATGAACCTTCTCCTGCGCACGATGGAGCGGCGTGCCCGCCAGCCGGGCGCCAACCTCTACATCATTGCCGGTCCCTCGGGCGATATTCTCGCCGGCAACGTCGCGTCGGTGCAGCCGGGTGTCTTCGAGGAGATCGGCTGGACCTCCGCGCCCTTCGGCTACCAGCGTTATACCGACAGCGGCGTCGAGCGCCGCCACAAGGCGATTGCCAATATCTTCGTACTCGACAATGGCCTCAGAATCCTGATCGGCCGCGACCTCGGCGACCCCGAGCGTTTCCGTCTGCTGGTGCGCCAGGCGCTGATGGTGGCCTTGGCGATCATGGGGCTTGGCGCCATCATCATCTGGTTCGGCATCGGCCGCAACGCGCTGAAACGCATCGACCGCATGTCGGATGCGAGCAAGAAGATCATGGCCGGCGACCTGTCGCAGCGCCTGCCGGTGGGCGGATCCGGCGATGAATTCGACCGCTTGTCGATGTCTTTGAATACCATGCTGGAGCGCATCGAGAAGCTGAACGAAGGCCTGCGGCAGGTCTCCGACAACATCGCCCACGATCTCAAGACGCCGTTGACGCGGCTGCGCAACAAGGCGGCCGATGCGCTCGATATCGCCGATGGCGAGACGCGGCGCACCGCGCTCGAAGGTATCATTTCCGAATCGGACCAGCTGATCCGCACCTTCAACGCACTGTTGATGATCTCCCGCGTCGAGGCCGGATCGGTCGCCGCCGAGATGTCGCCGGTGGAGCTTTCGGCCATCGTCTCCGATAGCGCCGAGCTTTACGAACCGGCGGCGGAGGAGGCGGGGCTTGGCTTGAGCTCCAGCATCGAACCCGATGTCGAGGTGCAGGGCAATCGCGAACTGATCGGCCAGGCGATCTTCAACCTGCTCGACAATGCCATCAAATATTCTTCCGATACGGAAGGGGCGGGCAAGGTAACACTGAAGCTCGCCCGCCGCCCGGATGGCATCTGCCTTTCGGTGGCCGACCATGGGCCGGGCGTTCCGGCCGACAGGCGCGACGACGTGGTGAAGCGCTTCGTCCGCCTCGACGAAAGCCGGTCGAAGCCGGGAACGGGGCTCGGGCTTTCACTGGTGGAAGCGGTGATGGAACTGCACAACGGTCGGTTGGAACTCTCCGATACCGATCCCGACAAGCCCGAAAAGCGCGGATTGACCGTCAGCATGATCTTCCCCGCCAAGGCTGCCTGA
- the ccmI gene encoding c-type cytochrome biogenesis protein CcmI, producing MLFWILVAALTAALAVILLYPLLRGAKAADNIRAGEAAVYRDQLRELDRDLNGGLVTPEEADYARAEIGRRLIAVSADEPEQTPKPARHHRFTEAFVLLVLPVLGLCLYLTTGRPDLPSQPLEARLENPGNDVAVLIAKAERHLAEKPDDGKGWDVLAPIYFRTMRVNDAQLAYRNAIRLLGPSPVRLDGLAETLMAVSDGVVTEEARQVLEQSLTLEPDNPRARFYIALSMEQAGLPNEARQAFEALAKQSPSDAPWLPLVNQHIAMNGGAPAGTDPAAPGANPAAPGANPATPGNPTQQDVAAAENMSAGDRQLMIRGMVESLDAKLSEDPNNFEGWIRLVRSYAVLNDKDRAAGALKRGLAAFPPPGEQGRQLLALARELGIATEGATQ from the coding sequence ATGCTGTTCTGGATTCTCGTTGCCGCTTTGACGGCAGCCCTCGCCGTCATCCTGCTCTACCCCCTTCTGCGCGGAGCGAAGGCGGCGGATAATATCCGTGCGGGGGAGGCGGCGGTCTATCGCGACCAGTTGCGCGAACTCGACCGCGATCTCAATGGCGGGCTGGTCACCCCGGAGGAGGCCGATTACGCCAGGGCGGAAATCGGCCGGCGGCTGATCGCCGTCTCTGCCGACGAGCCGGAGCAAACGCCGAAACCCGCCCGGCATCACCGTTTCACCGAAGCCTTCGTTCTCCTGGTCCTGCCGGTTCTCGGGCTCTGTCTTTATTTGACGACGGGCAGGCCGGACCTGCCCTCGCAGCCGCTCGAAGCGCGGCTGGAAAATCCTGGCAACGACGTGGCGGTGCTGATCGCCAAGGCGGAACGGCACTTGGCTGAGAAGCCCGATGACGGCAAGGGCTGGGACGTGCTGGCGCCGATCTATTTCCGCACGATGCGCGTCAACGATGCGCAACTGGCCTATCGCAATGCCATCCGGCTTCTCGGCCCGAGCCCCGTCCGGCTCGACGGCCTTGCCGAGACGCTGATGGCGGTCTCCGACGGCGTGGTGACGGAAGAGGCGCGGCAGGTGCTGGAACAATCGCTGACGCTCGAACCTGACAATCCGCGCGCCCGCTTCTATATCGCCCTCAGCATGGAGCAGGCGGGACTGCCGAACGAGGCGCGCCAGGCCTTCGAGGCGCTGGCAAAACAATCGCCATCAGATGCGCCCTGGCTGCCGCTGGTTAACCAGCATATCGCCATGAACGGCGGCGCGCCGGCCGGCACTGATCCGGCTGCCCCGGGCGCCAATCCTGCTGCCCCGGGCGCGAATCCGGCGACCCCCGGCAATCCGACGCAGCAAGACGTGGCGGCGGCGGAGAATATGAGCGCCGGCGACCGGCAGCTGATGATCCGCGGCATGGTCGAGAGCCTCGACGCCAAGCTCAGCGAGGATCCGAACAATTTCGAGGGCTGGATACGGCTCGTCCGCTCTTACGCCGTATTGAACGACAAGGATCGCGCCGCCGGCGCCTTGAAACGTGGGCTTGCGGCCTTTCCGCCGCCCGGCGAACAGGGCAGGCAATTGCTGGCGCTTGCCAGGGAACTCGGCATAGCCACGGAGGGAGCGACGCAATGA
- a CDS encoding cytochrome c-type biogenesis protein — protein MMRRLLLALALLLMAAPAFAVNPDEVLADPALEARARALSAELRCMVCQNQSIDDSNADLAKDLRLLVRERITDGDSDEAVLNYIVSRYGEFVLLKPRVSMKTVLLWGAPVLLVLAGGLSLLVFARKRAGKPTGSKLTADEQAKLSELLKK, from the coding sequence ATGATGCGGCGTCTGCTCCTGGCTCTTGCTTTGCTGCTGATGGCGGCCCCCGCCTTCGCCGTCAATCCGGACGAGGTGCTGGCCGATCCGGCGCTCGAGGCGCGCGCCCGCGCCCTTTCGGCGGAACTGCGCTGCATGGTCTGCCAGAACCAGTCGATCGACGATTCCAACGCCGATCTGGCCAAGGACCTGCGCCTGCTGGTGCGCGAGCGCATCACCGATGGCGACAGCGACGAGGCGGTGCTGAACTATATCGTCTCGCGCTACGGCGAGTTCGTGCTCTTGAAGCCGCGTGTCAGCATGAAGACGGTGCTGCTCTGGGGTGCGCCGGTGCTGCTGGTGCTGGCCGGCGGGCTGTCACTGCTGGTCTTTGCGCGCAAGAGGGCCGGCAAGCCGACCGGCAGCAAGCTGACGGCAGACGAGCAGGCGAAGCTGAGCGAGCTTCTGAAGAAATAA